Within the Syngnathus scovelli strain Florida chromosome 6, RoL_Ssco_1.2, whole genome shotgun sequence genome, the region AGGTGCATCGTGCGCCGAAGCTTCTCCAGTCACCGCCTTAGTAAAAATGTCACCTTCTACATGAGCGAACATGTCGCCTCCACGACGAGGGATCACACCTGCGAGGACCAGACACCTCTGACAATTATGCTGCCATGGTTGGGAGCACGTCCCCAGGCCGTGGCCAAGTACTGTGAGCTCTACCTTCGCACCGGCTTTGATGTGCTTGTCGTCGAGAGTGAGGTATCTATCTGTCCgcctctgtccatccatccttctGTCCACTCATGCTCTTTGTTTGCAGGTGCAAGAATTCCTATGGCCTCGCTGGAGTTTGCAACATGGCAAGAAGCTGCTGGAGTTGTTGCACAGTGACCGTTTTGTATCGCGGCCACTGCTAGTGCACGCCTTCTCCATCGGCGGTTACACCTTCTCACAGCTGCTGGTTCTAGTGTCCGAGGACCCGCAGAAATACGAGACACTCACCAAGAGGATCAAAGGACAGATCTATGACAGTCTGGTGGCAGGCTCTGTGGAGTTGATGGCTTCAGGTCAGTTGTGCCTCTAGAAATGTACACCTTGCGTTGTGTTCATGGTGTTGTAGTTTTTTGTAATCTAATCATGTTATTCAATCAATGGTGTCAGACCGAGTACTGTCCAGTTAAGCAAGCGTTGTCTTGTGTAATCAGGTGTGGCCAAGATCGTGTTTCCACGCTGGGAGACGACGGTGAAACAAATGAGCCTCCTGTACTTCAACACGTTCAAGCGCCAAACCACCGACTACTACAACAGGAGCATCCAAGTCTTCTGGAATTCTCCCGTCACCGCCCCCGCTCTCTTCTTCTACTGTGACAACGACCCGCTGAGTGACCCGTGTGCGCTGGAGGAAGTAATCGACTTCTGGCGGGGTCGCGGCATAACCCTCACTGCCAAGAAATGGGAGAGTTCCAAACACGCCGGCCACCTGAAGGCCCACCCGCAAGAGTACGTTGACTCTCTGGAAACCTTCCTCCACTCGCTCACTCTTGTTCCGCTCAAGGCCAAAATGTAGTTCTCAGGCCAAATCTGCTCCAACTTTTGTTACTAGGGTGAATTTATCTTCTATTTTAATACTAGTCcaactatttattttaaatgcaaTAAGTGGGAacggcaaaaagaaaaaaaaaagcctacttTCAAGGTGCTGCTCTCTATCTGTGTGATGAAGGATTATTAATCTTTTTAATTACTACACTATAAGATTGCAATTGTAATTGTAGTTGGATAAAGTGAGTGTGAAGCTAAAACTATTTGCATAATTGCACTGCTCAAACCAAGAACTGCAGTGAACAGTTTACTTTAAACTTTTGGATGTTTACTCGAAGTGGTTAGCATGTTAACCTGTGGAGAATGGAACATGCTTGTGCTGTTATGCGCTCATTGTCAGCAATAAGCAATGCTGAACTGCACTATTGACATTGTCAGGAACTGTTTTCCCACAGTGGTTTTAATTGGTTTCTTGAATTAAATGTAATTGAATGTACGGTGGATGCAATGTGTCTTGAAAACTTTGCTGTTATTTACATTTCCGGTTTGTGAAATGTCACGCCTTGTGTACTGTACATTATTTCCCAAATAAAATTGGAATGTATAAGTGTCAAATTTAATGTATTCTTTTCCTTTACTACTATTAATTACTTTAAAATGTATAAACGATTGTTTGCAGTCAATTCTTAACTATTACAAAAATGTAATGGCAGCggtgggattcgaacccacgccccCGAAGAGACTGGAGCCTTAATCcagcgccttagaccgctcggccacGCTACCAGTGACGCAGGAATGGAGCTAAAACCACATATAGCTATTTACTACCTGGGAGCCACGAGACAACGCTACTCTCCATGTCTATAGATCATGtagtaatataataaaaaatgaggAATAGAACATGTTTTACttgttttggttcaaaatgtggCACAAACGAACGACGTTAATGAAACAATGTCCCGTAACTGGACAAACTGAGCGAAAAGAAGACGCCACACTCGCTTCACCACCTTGGGCGACAGATGGCGATATATAGCAAATTCGTGCGCAGAAATAAACGCTAAAGAAGATGCTGGTGATGACTTCCGGACAAATCATTTCCAAAATGGCCACCCACATCGAGTAAACATGCGTCTAAAGTTGGCCGTACTCGTTGCAGACATTGCATCTATTTAACGTTGTAGTCGCGGTAATAATTAATATTATATTGTATATTTAGTTATTTACTTTTGATGTTTTATTACCGATCcgttgctattttttttaaccttgcaTTATCGTGCTAACGTCAGCGAGGCAGAAGAGAGAGCAAGCATGGCAACTCGTACGCTATTTATCAAGGGGTTGCCGGCGTCAGCTTCGAATGAACGCCTGGAGGGAATTTTCTCCGAGATTGGTCCTGTCAAGCAGTGCTTCGTGGTGAAAGAGAAAGGTGAACTGGTCCTTCTTTGGCCTATCAAACTAGGATTGTAAATGGGAAATAAAGGGAATATTATATGGGATTAAACGAATAAATCATAAAATAGAAGGTTGGCTCTTAATGGGAAATTTGAACATGGTTTGAATTTGAATTCAAACTGTACTAAAACAATTACATTTCAATTTCAAGAAAACACACTGGTAACTTGCTTAACGAGTGTTTTTAGTTATTATTTTTCCATGCCTCGATGAATGCAGACtgataattttgctttttatttggaaaacaGTAAGCTACATTTTTGTCAATTTTCTGATGGACCGAACAAATAAATTAATCCCAATCATTTTAGGTTTGTGCATATTCTGTTTGAAATAATGTCCTGGTTTTATATCCAATTTATTAATAAATTGACAAGATTTATCACATGCCTGTCTTCTTCTGAACTAGGTGCAGAAACATGTCGAGGATTTGGCTATGTGACGTATGCCATGgagaaagatgcacagcaagcgTTGAAAGACATAAAAGATTACGATGGAAAGAAGCTTTTTGTTTCGGTGGCCAAGAAGAAATTGAAGGACAAACGGGACGAAAAGAAAAAAGGTGTGCATGATGCCCCAGAGCTTCTTAAACACATAGTAATATCTAATACTGAtgtattttctgttttgtttttcttctgatATTCAGTTACAAAAGAGCCAGATGCGGCAGCGCCAGCAGTGCCAGCAGTGCCAGCAGTGCCAGCAGTGCCACAGCCACCAAAGGCAACTGAGGAAAACTTTAAAAACATCAGGAAAACAATCCTGAAAGCTCGACTCATTATTAGGAATCTCAGTTTTAAGGTACATCTTGCTTCTTTCACAGCTCATGTCAGAAGTCTTTCGGTGACATGATGTTTTGTCTTGTAGTGCTCTGAGAAAGATCTCAAGCAGGTTTTCGGCGAATTTGGAGAAGTGCTTGAAGCCAAAATACCTCTCAAGCCTGGTAAATGTGATAAAATGTGCTCATCTGAACATATGAGGTAcacttgacttttttcttactgactttttttttttttgcctttcaacAGATGGTAAAATGCGGGGTTTTGCATTCGTCCAGTTCAAAAATGTGTCCATGGCATCCAAAGCGCTTCAAGCTATGAACCTGAAGGAAATTAAAGGTATTTCTTATTTATATCTTGAAGTAACTGTATTTTTCAACATTCTAAGGCTGCCTTCATGTTGGCTCGCTGTTTCATTTCAAGGCCGCCAAGTGGCAGTCGATTGGGCTGTGCCAAAAGACAAGTATGTGGCTATGCAGGGGACATCCACTAAAGGTAGAGATCATTGTCACATTTCTAATTTTGTAGCCCTTTTCATAAATGTTGTCAATAACGGAGTACTTTCGGGTGGCAGAATGTGAGGAATTTGAGTGACAACAGCTAATGCGCAAAAATACTGCTAGATATACTTCAAAAGGTTTAGGTTTGTTTCAATTTCCTCAGATAAATCCAGTAGATCCTTTGGATGTCATAGAAGGTTTTGTTTATCATTAGTGCCGTCTGAACTACTGCCACCCGGAAGTACATGTAATGTCGTGGTTGAAAAGGTCTATAATAAACCAAGTTCATAAACGTACCTAAAAGAAGTAATTGCCTATTTGTTGATTCCACAGAAACTACAACGAACAAAGAGGCTGGCGCTGAAGACAAGGAAGAGGAAAAGCAACAGGCAGTCAACAAGAAGTAGGAGTCTCAAATGCGTGTCACCAAAATTAGAGAATTCAATTAATAAATTATGACAATCTACCACCCTCTGCTGTTGACCGAAAGTGATATCAACGTGCCCTTTTGGCTTGCAACTGCCAATGTAACGTGGCCAAACTTTGCCAGCACTTTTGGTCGACAGCAGGAGGCGGTGCTTGATAAAATGAGAAGGATGATAGAGCTGCATTAATCGGCTTAATTCAATGACGGTCCTGGGTGTCAGGAAAAAATTGCTGCTGGAtttaattttcacttgtggaggCAGCACTTTATCATTACTCTGCTTATCAAGTCGTGAATGTATGTTCTGTATGCTTAAGTCGCTTGCATTGGTTGTGTGTGCCTACAGCGTCAATACAAAAACATCTGCATCACAGAGCAAGGAGTTAATGTcaaatgacgatgatgacgatggtgaagaggatgatgaagatgaagaaggtgaagatgatgatgaagatgaagaagaagaagatagtGAGGTGGAGGATGAAATAGATGACGAGTCCCAGGAGGACGATTCggatgaggatgaagatgagAATGATTCggatgaggatgaagatgagAATGATGAGGATGAGTGCAATGGCCACCAATCAGGTATAGTTGATATTTTACAATGAACAAATAAAGGAACACCACTCTAATATACTTTTCtcatgaaaaaaatcacaacataaTGAAAATGGTATGCCAAGAGTAAACTGCGTCATGATCAATTCGTTGCGGCGCCTCCTCCTTCTGTTCTGCGTAACTTGGCCGCTAGGCGGCAGTATTATACAGTCAAGGAACACAAAATATAGGTGGACAGCACATTGGAGTTGCTTTAAATAGTGGGTAAAAAGCTTAATCATTCTTCTATTTGCACTAGCTCAAAAGAAGTCCAAGACAACACTTCCCTCAGATGTGGGGCAAGGCAGAACCGTTTTCATCAGGTTTGCTCTTTATTTCTTCTCTTGGTTGTTGTTAATCTCCTTCACTCAGACTCTTTTTACTTTTCAGAAACTTGTCATTTGATACTGAAGAAGAAAACCTGGAGGAACTTCTGCTCCAGTATGGGGAAATCAACTACATCAAGATTGTTTGCCATTCAGACACGGGCCATTCGAAAGGTTGACCCAAAAGTGATTACTTGGGACGCACTCTTTCATGTTCTTCACTTGACTCGGCTGTTTTATTCCAGGTTGTGCCTTCGCTCAGTTCAAAGCCAAAGAGGCGGCGGACAGATGCGTCAATGCAGCGCAAGATACAGCAGAAGTaagcattggatttttttttttttgcttccagtGTCACATAGTCACCTTTTAATCATGTCTGTGCCTCGTCGCAGGACGGTGGAATTCGACTGGACGGGCGGAAGCTGCTGATCGTGGCCGCTGTGAGCAGAGATGACGCTGCCAAGCTGAAGGACAAAAAGGTCAAAGTGCAAAAAGGCACCAGGAACTTGTATCTGGCCAGAGAAGGATGtgagtttttttaaatatataatttattccatattaattatttaatttgaacattTGTAACTATTTTGAAATAATTAGTAGGAATACATctaaacatttaaaaattaaatctcaaattgaattgaatttaagTACATATTAATTTGATGTTTTCCTTCAGTGATCCGTGCCGGAAGCAAGGCGGCCGAGGGTGTGTCCGAAGCAGACATGATCAAGCGAGCCAGAGTGAGTGAATGCTCGCAAGAGGATGAACATTTTTGGCTTTCATTCATTCCTTTAATCGCCATGTATGTGTAGTTTGAAGATATGAAAAGGGCCAAGCTGAGGGACATGAGCGTGTTTGTCTCCAAGAATCGTCTGTGCGTCCACAACCTACCAAAATCTGTAGACAACAAGAAGCTGCGCGCCCTCTGCCTGCAGGGGTTCGCCAGCGTCAAAGGCGTCAGGATACCAGAGGTGAGTTTAACAAAACGTCCACAAGAGAGCAGTCTTGTTAATTATACTCACCAATATGTATTTACACGTTTTCTCCCAGTGTCGCGTCATGTATGACAGGAAGCCCGAGAAAGGTCAGGTGACGGGCAAGTCTCTGGGCTATGGCTTCGTCCAGTTTCAAGACCACGAGCACGCTCTGTCCACGTTGCGCTACCTCAACAACAACCCCAACATCTTTGGCGCACTCAAGGTTTGCCTCAAGGTTTCTTTAGGGTGCGGTGTGAATAATTCAATTCACTTTACCAATTCTATCATGCGTATCATTTCGTTGCATTAAACAGGATATGTAAACATGGAGAATTGATAAGCATCAGCAGGCATGACGGCGCCTCGTCGATTAAGTAgtgtatttttttatgatttgccACATTCCAGAGACCTATTGTGGAGTTTTCCCTGGAAAATACTCGCAAGCTCAAGCTCAAAGAAATGCGACAGCAAAAAAACAAGGTGGGCTTATTGCGTGTGTGTTCGTATGTTTTTAAACtcaattgattaattgattgttttttttcaggaacAGAATTTCAGGAAACAGGGTGGAAAAGGCAAAATGACACCTCAGGTGAACAGAGACTGGAAAGGAACCAAACAAGGTAGATCTAGAACAGTGTcattgattgaaaaaaaaaataaaaaattacattAATAAACACAAGCAGAAAATTATTGTAAGAATTAAAAGCTGTCCATTTTCTGTATTGTATAATCCCAGTTGGGTCATGTAATGAAGCATCTCCCACAATGGACTGATTGCCAGTTAACAACAGGACAAAAGGATGAAGTAAAAAAAGTGAATAAAATAATACTGTTGAAAAAGTTAAAAGAATTGTGCTCTATTAAAACGCACGTATTTTGTTAATTGGGTAAATGCAAAATGATACATAAATATATTGCTAATACACATAAGAGAATTAGGCCAAATCATTGAAATGTGTATTCATGtagtgaaatatttttatataataatttaatGAAACAAAATGTAATGTAATAAGTTAATGTAAAAAAGTAAATATGTGAATGTTTTAAAAAGTAATGAATCCACTTAGAAAATTctttagaaaaataaaaccaaataaaatctaaataaataacaattagTATTAAACATTAAAGCATCCAAAAATAATGggaaaattgaaaaaataacATTGGAGAAAGGCACTTATATGTAGATGCACCTAAAATACATAAtacatacatactgtaa harbors:
- the si:dkey-5i3.5 gene encoding transmembrane protein 53 isoform X1, coding for MTTRKRCPLEPVPISPPATASAMLTRCIVRRSFSSHRLSKNVTFYMSEHVASTTRDHTCEDQTPLTIMLPWLGARPQAVAKYCELYLRTGFDVLVVESEVQEFLWPRWSLQHGKKLLELLHSDRFVSRPLLVHAFSIGGYTFSQLLVLVSEDPQKYETLTKRIKGQIYDSLVAGSVELMASGVAKIVFPRWETTVKQMSLLYFNTFKRQTTDYYNRSIQVFWNSPVTAPALFFYCDNDPLSDPCALEEVIDFWRGRGITLTAKKWESSKHAGHLKAHPQEYVDSLETFLHSLTLVPLKAKM
- the si:dkey-5i3.5 gene encoding transmembrane protein 53 isoform X2, producing the protein MLTRCIVRRSFSSHRLSKNVTFYMSEHVASTTRDHTCEDQTPLTIMLPWLGARPQAVAKYCELYLRTGFDVLVVESEVQEFLWPRWSLQHGKKLLELLHSDRFVSRPLLVHAFSIGGYTFSQLLVLVSEDPQKYETLTKRIKGQIYDSLVAGSVELMASGVAKIVFPRWETTVKQMSLLYFNTFKRQTTDYYNRSIQVFWNSPVTAPALFFYCDNDPLSDPCALEEVIDFWRGRGITLTAKKWESSKHAGHLKAHPQEYVDSLETFLHSLTLVPLKAKM
- the rbm28 gene encoding RNA-binding protein 28; the protein is MATRTLFIKGLPASASNERLEGIFSEIGPVKQCFVVKEKGAETCRGFGYVTYAMEKDAQQALKDIKDYDGKKLFVSVAKKKLKDKRDEKKKVTKEPDAAAPAVPAVPAVPAVPQPPKATEENFKNIRKTILKARLIIRNLSFKCSEKDLKQVFGEFGEVLEAKIPLKPDGKMRGFAFVQFKNVSMASKALQAMNLKEIKGRQVAVDWAVPKDKYVAMQGTSTKETTTNKEAGAEDKEEEKQQAVNKNVNTKTSASQSKELMSNDDDDDGEEDDEDEEGEDDDEDEEEEDSEVEDEIDDESQEDDSDEDEDENDSDEDEDENDEDECNGHQSAQKKSKTTLPSDVGQGRTVFIRNLSFDTEEENLEELLLQYGEINYIKIVCHSDTGHSKGCAFAQFKAKEAADRCVNAAQDTAEDGGIRLDGRKLLIVAAVSRDDAAKLKDKKVKVQKGTRNLYLAREGLIRAGSKAAEGVSEADMIKRARFEDMKRAKLRDMSVFVSKNRLCVHNLPKSVDNKKLRALCLQGFASVKGVRIPECRVMYDRKPEKGQVTGKSLGYGFVQFQDHEHALSTLRYLNNNPNIFGALKRPIVEFSLENTRKLKLKEMRQQKNKEQNFRKQGGKGKMTPQVNRDWKGTKQASASAPHNKPKPNQHCGFLTKPEVEHVELENGKKRRKVLPFPTHRGPKIRARDKGKQRAPPPKKAQHGVSRKGRQTQQMEKSTRRGNQTKGAMRNSRNRGSDNFDRMVEQYKKKILSNSEKSSGMRKNKWFDN